The genomic segment ACGAGGACAGCATCCAATCCGAATGAATTCAGTTCATAAGTTCTTAAAGGCTTTTGCAGATATGAAGAGGGGGAGGGGGACCTCATTGTCACAGGTATGGGTAGTTGAGCTCTGTTAAAAAGCAGTAATATATGGAGTCAAAGATCTCATACTAAGCACTGCTCATATTTATAACCTTACCTCTTTCATACACAAGTGGCCAACCCCATTTTGGTAGTAATGACCCAGGagacattattttgaatctAACCAATCAGCTTGCCAGCTATCTGCAACATTTCTTAATACCATTGTTACTATTATTCAGCCGATTGAATGACTTTCAATGGCTCGAACAAATACCTTTTTCATCATGTCCTGCTGGTTGATATCTACGGTGTTTTCCTCTGTGCTTTCTGTACCACAAATGATAACCCCAGTCAACAACAGACGCAGCTTGAGCAGCAAATGCATCTGCTTTCATAGTTCATTGGCAGCAGATCAAGTCGTCAATAAATTCCAATGTTGGAGGCTTCAACTCCATTAGATTCCTCACAAATAATTCAACCATACACAATACTTGAGCATAACATGGATGGACTTTTAATACTTCTGGTCATATGATGTCAATTAAATTCCCTAAAACTTGCagaatcattttaaaaatcaacCACAGCTGTCTGCACATCCTCAAATTATCAGTGACACAGTGAGAATCACGTCACAAGCACCATGCATCACAATGTTATTAATCAAACTAGACCCAGGGTTTTGTTCCACATAGTCAATTCACCTTCATTATCAATGAGGTGGATTTGCATTTTCAGCATGATGTAAGGATCAACAGTCGTCTGGCTTGGCAATGGGTTATTACAGCATCACGGTaaccaaaatcttttaaagCCCATAAGGCTACCTAAATAGTAAATGACagcaaaaattattatatgtcAACAAAGTAAAGCAAAACTCTGTAGTATATTCCAACCTTCAACCCCCAGGATTTAATTTGTACGTTGGATTGATCGAGCATTTTCTTTAAGAGACCAGGAGTTCGTTACATGAATGAAGAGTTATAGGCTTTAGAATAAGAAAGAGTATTAACTATATACCCAAATTGAAATTACCAAATACAAAATTCTGTATTGTTGGACACCAGATAATATAGTACCCAGGCACTAGCTCAAGGAAGTGATACCATGGACGTAAAACATATATTGAAAGGACAGAAGTTATAAATCAGTAATATCTCATTGACCCATCAGATGCTATACATACAAAAGGCTGGGCCCACAACCAGCATAGCCACTGTATTTAGGACAACATTTACATAACCAAGACACGCACCTCAAGAGAACAAGGATTTGGTATTACATTGCAAAAATATTAGTAGCAGCAAGAGTTACCTTTTTACAAGTTTTTGGATCATGTCCCTGGCCTCAGCCAGCTGATTAACATAACAAACTTCTGTGGCCCATAAATTTTGCATGGGAGGCATTGGCATTTCCATTTCAACAAGGTGTTCTTTTAACAAGCTGACTGCATTAGAATCCATCACTCCAGCAACAACAGTCTGCCAAAGAGAAATACCTCATTCAACCAAGcatttcaacatgtaataGAGAATCAAAGAACAAAATGTTATAACACTAACTGATGAGAATGTCTAGCCAGCACATTTCAGCTTAGagaacaaataaaagaagGAACAACCAGAACTAAGTAATTAAGTCAATCTATTATGCTCCACCAATAAACTCACCCAGAATGTATTGATGCATGCATTGAAAATAACTGATATCAGGAAGTCGAGGTCCTCGGTTGAGCCAGTAAGCACCCTTCCTGAACTAACAGAAACAGAAAAATCTTGATCAAAAGAATCACAGATTGACCTAGTGTTTTTGACAGTAATCCTGTCATGCTTCTCTAAAATTCTTTCAAGACGATACATGGTGGAGGTCCGAGAGATGTTCTGCATCCCAACCCACTTCCCTATGCAGCCACTGGCTTCAAAGGCAGATGGTGGGAGTTCATGCAGCCTCAGCAGAGTTGCTGCTCTTTCAGCATTGGCCCAGCAACAGCAAGAGGATGACCCATCATCTAAACGTGCAAGCAGGAAGAATATTAGTAAACTTTAACTTATTGAGGAGGGCcaacataaaatcaaagaaattaagGCCAGCAATGCAAATTGATGGATTATCATAAAATTAAGGGGGAAAAAAACCAATAACAATTATCTTGTTGAACTACTATCCATTACAGTCAGCTGCTCATATAGAATATAACATACTCTTTTCGCATTATTGGGCAGTTAAGGAGAAGAGGGAGGGgagaggggggggggggggtagCTCAGGAGAACAGTCATCCAATAAGAACCacttttgaataataaaaacatacttttgGCACACAACTAGAATAACTCATGTACTGCATATCTATTCTTGTTTACATTGTTCATAAAGAAGACAACCCTACAATGAGATTTAATAGAAGCTACTAAACTTGAAATGCACACAGGAAACGCCACAAGCAATATAACTGTAAACTCTTGGAGAAAAAGCAAGAGTGAACACATTGGACATGCTTCTCCTACCACCAAAATCAGTCCTTTCGAGTTTCTAACCATAAGGCTTAAgctaggaaagtttgaagTAGCAACACTAGGTAcaacaaaatataatatgaaCAAAATAGCTGCTCCAATTTTGTGCAAGCTATACACCTTGGTGACATCTAAACAAGACAAATCAGGCATATTCAGTCAACAATCTCGTACACAGTGAGCAACTCACCCAATACAAAGCAAGCGAGAGGAATGTCTACACTAAGAGGCCTGGAGTGCATGTTCGATTTCAAGTCATTACAtttcctcttcctcttctctAGAACCAGGACATGAACAGCAACAACCTGTAACaataatgaaaagataaaTCATAATTACATCAAATGGGCATCAGTTACCATATTCAGAAACAATGGCAAACAGTAAGTGAAACAACTAGGACACATATAAAACTACTTTAAAATGAAAGTCGAAACATACTCTGCAGCGAAATTGATTTAGATTGCCACTTGAGCATTGGATCAATTCAGAAATTAAACCAGAAGAAGCCACCAATTTTGTGGAGGGAGCTTTGTGCATAAATGAAGATGACCATAAATTGAAACACTTTTTTCTGTATGCTTCATTGATAGTCCTGATTGAGTTTATCACAATAACTGATACAGGTGTTAACATCAATGTATTTTGGCCCCTGAAAACCCAAGAGATACCAATTAAATCGGTACACAGTACAAAGTGCAAGTAAAGTTAAAGGAAACAACTTAGATGAAGCAAATATATCAGATAAGGAAAGATTTTGGTgtatgaataataataatctaaaTAAGTACAACCACATAGACAGTGCATATTAGAGGTGAACTTTTGCAATCAGTATCAAGTGAAAGGTGGCATTAATCTGGTTTCACAAACAACAGAACATGAAACAGCTTAATTCAAGACTGATAAATTGCCTAATGCCACATTGATGCATGCACAAAATATCATCCAATAATGTTTGGAGGTTAAACTAGTATCATTCTCAGATGCCACAATCAATTCTGCTAGCaatattttgaaacaaaattcaTCTAAACTGAATGAATGCCAAAATAACCCTTTTCTTTAATCATCCTACAAGTACTCTATTTTCCAGCATCCACGTGTGCATCTCCCTTAAATGATTACTTCTCCCTCTAGCCTTTACCATAAGTGGTATATAAAACTTCTCATGATCAGAGAGCATGTATGCATATAAATCACCTAGAAGGTAAAGTAGACTTTACTGTGACTCAGCAACATATACAGTTAAAGAGACTGGTAATTTACATTCACAATTCCATATTTATCCCCATGcagattatttttattaattaaaattataaagatggTAGTAAATTGAAGGGTTAATGATTATTGGAAAATCCAAGGAGTATGTTGTTTGATTGTCAAAGATGAACAAACAAATTGAGGcatcaagaaaaagggaaaaaaggaCCAAAGAAACAGGACAGAAGGCGTACCAAATGAACTTCACTCTATGAATTTGTTAAACCTAATAGGAACATGTGAGACATCACAGAGAAAAGCTACAGCAATGTAAGCATTGTAAGCACAAGCAGTAAATTGATTGACTTCCAAAAACTTCATACCGAAATTCAAGAATTCGGTGAAATGTTGCATTTATGCCAGGTCCAAACCCAGTAGGGAAAAGATGATGGCCCACAGATCCAAAAATCCTCACCTAAAACAACAATACTTCGCAATAAGATAATGCATAATTCTCCAGATAATGAACTTATAGATAAAAGAACAGGGATTATTATAGGCATTTACAGTTTGATGGGCCATTGAAACATGAATGCAGCAACCGTTTGTTCCGTCATAAAACATGTAGTGAGGCAGATCATGAAAGTCTTCACAGCTTGAACGAAATTCAGTAGAACCTTCATCAAAACTGTGGAAAGCAATCACATCTCCACGCATAGAGGTCAAGTTACCCTCAGGAAAGAGGCAATTAGAACCAGGAGGATCAGAAGACAGGCCACTTGCAGTCATTATGGCCTCAATGCCTGAAGAAAGACAAGAGTTCTCCTCTATATTTGTACCTCGACCAGGCACATTAAGGCCTTTCCCCAGTTCCTTGGTATTTATCTCAAAGAGACCTATTAAACTGGAAGAGACATGAAGATGGACATCTGAAACAGAAGAATCACTGGCAACCTTCAATAGCTGATCTGTTGGCAAGACTTCATCATCGCATAGAGAAGAATCACCTAATGAAGGATCATGTAATGATCTATCAGTTGTAAGAACCTCAGCAGAGAACGAAACTCTTCGCAAGTATGTTCCAGAACTCATAAGAACTTTAAAACCACTGAAATTATCATTCTTCTTAATATTACAGAAGGGGTCTTCCATATGGTGCTTCATTAAGTAAAAACCACCGATCTGCAACaactgaaattaaatgaaaaggaacacaatttattttttttttctatgagCAAAATCCCTGTAAGAACTATTCATAATCCATGCATTATGTGAATAACAGAAAAGGCTGAAGAGTAGGAACCTATAATACCTGATACTTCAAATCACTCTCAGATGTGAACTCCAGCAAAATTTTATCTGCACTTTCTTTGCAAACAACTGAAATCTTTGCATTGGCCTTTGTTCTATACAAAAACCCTGAactagtaaaaataaaattattaacacCTTGTATGGTAGCCAAGCATGGAATTTCATGAGAAAAACTCATTCTCGGACAACTCTGATCTCCACAGGTCTCCCTAGAAGAACAAGTGCTTTTTTCAGAGCTAGCAATGCCAAAATTGTCCTTGAAACCTGGACTCACACAACTAGATGCACAATCAGTCTTGTGCCTCTTCCTAGGAGCATGATCTAAGCAGTTACCACCTGTACAATCCCTTGAAACCTTATTTGGAAGCACAGTTCCATCTTTTCCAGCAAGAAACAAATACCATGGTAAGACTATAGCCTCAGCAAACACACTAGACCTCTTTGTTATCATTGAATCACCTCTAAACTGtgaaaacaaatataaaattgaaattagtATGTGATGGCATAACATTTATGACTAAGATAACATTAATACTGACTCTGAAGCCTTTGTTCGTCCTTCCAAGTTCAAATGTGATTAACAGAAGAAAATATACTTGAAGCAGCTTTTCCAAACAATTAGAACAACATGGATGCTTACCTTCTGCAGCAGAGGAAATTTGTGGGTTATGTGGATAAGATGGAATGTTCCGTTTCCAGTTTCATTTACTTCATCCTGACAGTCTAAAGATGGATAAAAGGGAAGATTTCTGCTCGTTGCATTGCATAGGTGAAAGTAGACAAACATTTTTAAGTTTCTTGTTCTTGTTGATGAAAAGCACTGGAAGATACTTCTGCATGAGAATGATTCATTACTAAATAACCATAAATGGTCTGATTCAGGTATGCCTTCCACAGTTAGACTATAATCAATTACctgaaaaaccaacaaaaaataGAGTGACTATAGAGACTTGGAATATGCTTCGAACCATGCATAATCCCTCCTAAACAGTACCATGCAGCTCAAGACAAGATGACAAAGAGCAtgtcaaaataaaatcaacagATATAACCTCAAATATGCTGTCGGGATTCCAATTTGATGGAAGGTCTGGTATAATAGCATCAATGCTACCAGTCGTGTCAACCAATTGCAATCTTCCAGATGATGGAGACACCTGTAGAGTTGAGAAAAAACCATGATTAGAATAATGAAAGCTAATATTCCACAAAATGTATCTTAAGCTATTAAAGTATGTTTGGTTTAATAGGAGTGGGGAGCTGAGAAGTATAGAGCATATATCAATTCTTAGTTTGGATAGCAAAAATGTGAAGAGATAACGGGAATTAGGGAAATTATCACTCATAATTTCTCTGCTAACCTGCCTTCAAGTCTCCCAAAAGTTGaaattgaagagaaatagAATAACAAttgtagcttttttttttaatttttcaaaataagcCCCTTAACTTCATATATAACATAAATAAGATATCACGTCGTAATAAGTTGCCTCAGTTCCATTCTCATTACTTGACTAGAATCCAAACAGCTGAAGCAAGATTTTATAGCACTTTAAACCACTTGCCACCATTTCTCTTTACTTTGTTTGCAACTTAAATTGCCAAATGCAGAGTGCAAAAACGTAATAAAGGAAGTATACAAAAATGCACACGGGTTTTAATACCCccatcaaaaatcaaaatcctaCGAGTAACTTATTGATCTTGtaagataaattttaataaatcagCAGCTAAGATTAGTTCTCTTTCCCTCTTCTATATGCAACTAGAACCGTCAGGCTAATATGCCCTCCATCACGCCACTACTACCTTCAGTGTTCACTTTTAGAACTAAATGACCATGTGCATTTGCCTGCATATGTACATACAAGCTAAATTACCAACCTTTAACCTTCCTACCAAAACGATGCCCAAGTCTTCACTCTGAAAAGTCTTCCTTTTTGATGGTGGATAAGATTTCCCTCCACATGACCTTGGGTGGACAATATCCAATTGTGACAGTGTCTTTATCCAAAGGGTCTCACAATGATGGATAAAACTGGAGATGGTTACCACCTAAAAATAACCACAAGACATAAAAAATCAATAGTTAATAGCTGTTGAGAAAACAAACTAGCcacaaaaatataattcaatTGGACATTTGAAAAGCTAATGTAAGCTATTTCACATCTATTCCAACAAATAAGCAAGGCCTAGGCTTACCAGCTTCAGGTTGCCATGATATGGTTCAGAAGCACAGCCACATGATTCATGTTTATTGAATTCCATTAACACTCCGTGCTGCCAAAGCAAACTCATTACAAGATGATAATGGAATCACCAGCATAGCAATGTAATCACAATATCAACACAAATTTACTGATTTACCCGTGCTCGAAACACTGACGAAGGTAAATGTGAGCTAGCAAACATTTGAGCAAGTCCTTTCTTCTGAAAATACCTTGAAACTATCCAAGTCAGATCAGCAGTAAACTATTATAATGATTGTTGAAAAGAACTATAAGATTTGACATAAAACTGTAAACTCCATGCCTGTCAAAAATAACACATGAAGGTAAGCAAGTTAATTACATGTTTTGATCCCAAAATCTTCTTTCCGGATAAGATCCCAGAGAACTTTTTCTGGAAACATGAAACAAGAAGTAGTACCCTGAAACCCAAAAACTCAGCAAATAATATAGAAAATCATGCACCTTAAACCAGTAAATCAAACCATAATTATCTCCAAAAAGCTAGAAGTATCCATACCACAGCCTGGTAGAAAATGCTAAAGACTCAATGAACTTCCCCAACTGGCTCTCTGATTGTGAAACTATAAGACACCTGCAGCATACAGTTGAATTACTTTTCATGCATGTGGGTCATCCTTTCAGGTCTCAAGCACATCAAATACCTTCATTGAATCATCCATCTTTGAACTGGTAAAGCCAGCATACAAATGggtaaaagaataaagaatgCAATATTCAATTACTATAGAAATTCCCAAAAGAATAAAGACTGTAGCATTGCCAAAAATGATAACAGACAACAGTCAATGACAATTTATTCAATGAGCTATATACCCTGTCTCTAATGGTGAGAATGATTCTACTTTGATGCTTGTCCTGAAGCAAGCCCCAAGAACAAGCAATTTTGCCcaagaaaattttggattcACAAAATGGACATTTCTAACAGAAATCTGCTcataagaaacaaagaaatggTTAAAAATAAACAGTGCTACCACTCAACCAGCAGAAGATTATCATAATAAAACAATAActgaataaaatgaaaattttacttaCAACAGCCCCCACCCTAAGGCCATGCGGTGGCTTGAGTAGCTGATCAGTTAGTAAAAGCCACACTTCTTTATCCAGCTCAACTACCATCCCTTGCATATACACATTATTGACAATGCCAGTATAAGAACCACACTCACCATTTCCCTTTACAACATTTCTAGGAAAGGGTACGCATTTCTTCAACAATCTAGGCAAATGCAAAACAGAGTTCTCCGCAACAACAAACATCAAATCAGACTCCTTCCCCATGAAAATCAACTTCTTCTTCAATCCCGAGATCGTGACAACATTCCCAATAAGCTTAGTCATTGCAGGATGCCAACACCAAGCAGACTCACAAAAATACACAACCACCGGTTCAGTAAAAGAATGGCAATCCGGTCCTTGATATAAAACCCCAACAGACTCTTTAGACTCACACAATTTGCATTCGCAAGCCATGATTCTCACAAGAAAACCTCGAAGATTCATTGAATTGCACGAATTTGATTCATTAAATGAACATGGAACAACAAAAACAGGGCTAACTGATTCTAATCTGCCGTTAATTTGATAGGATTTAGAATTGCGAGGTTTGGATTCACTAGAACCCGAACCTAACGGAAACGAATCAATTATTAAGCCGGAACATTGACTGAGACCGTGACTCCAATCTGGAAACTCCCATTTAACAATTTCCAAGAATCCGCCAGTAAGATGCTTAGAATGAATGAAATTCCAGGTAAGAACGTGAATTTTCTTACCGATGATACGGAGATCCAGTCCGACTATGTCGCAGCAGATGGCAGAGGAGTCGTCGGAGAATTCGAGGCAATTTTGTTGGGGACATTTTAGGGTTAAGGTTGGGAGAGTTAGTGTTCCAACAAGAATAGCCGCGTCTCCCAACAGGGTAAGGGCATTACGATTCGTATTAGGGTTTGGAGTGGAAGGCCCAGGGGGCGGTTGAGGGCTTCGATGAGAGATGATCGGAGGGCTGGGAGATGATGATCCGGTGTGGGAACGACCGTGCCGGAGTAGATCGGAGACCGTGATGATTTTCACGTCCTCCATTTGGATGTGGTTCTCATGTTAATGTTTGGACAATGAAATGGACCTCTCAGTTTATCTTCTAGGGTTTTATAGCTGTCGAGAAACAAAATGAGCGGGGAAAAACCTTTTTCCCGCCTCAAGTgcgaatttttttattagggTCAGTGACCCGACCCGTTGGGATTCTGTTCggataaatcatttgaaatttattttcatttacaaCTAAACCGatcattaataatatattttttaaacataatataaatatatacaatatattttatataaatattattcatatataatataaatattaataattttttataatattgtatacataatctaaaatactaaaaataatcaaaCCAATCTAATTTTTCAATAGCCAAGTACATATTATTTCAATAATCTTacattattaaatatttatagaaattttgataaaaacgTAAGAGATTACTATATAAAGACCTACTCATATTACGGATAATGATTATCCAAAAAGtttaaaagtatttaatatttcaataacCCTAATCTTGACCTTATCATATGATCAGTGGGaaggaatttcaatttcacAGATACAGGAAGTAAGTTTTTACAAATCCTTTGAATGTTGCAGCCTGTGTAATCCTAGAGATGAACTCATTCTATTGATACAAGCCCCAACCataaaagaatgagaaaattagCAGCTTAACAAATAACAGCTGAGAGGATTAAACAACTAAGAGAACTCTCTGTATTTACAGAACATGTATCAGAGCCATGGGAAATGGTAGACAAATCAAGTCACCAAACCTCAAGATGGCATTGCCAAAAATTCTCAGCTAGAAACTTGCCAGTTTCTCCAAGCTATGCACATGGGGAGTCTTGCTGGTTTCAGATGTGTGGGACTTCTTTCCCTTGAGTCCTCCCCAGAGCACATGGATGATTGTTCACTGTGCCAAGGGGCATGTTGCTGGAGACGTGTGAAGAAGGGCTGAAACTATGTGAACCACGGATCAGTCCCGTTGCAGATGTGTAAGTGGAGACCTCGAGAGTGGAAAAGATGAGATGATGAGATGCCGCAGCACAGTTTATAGTTTTGGTGCTGAAGGATTGGCCAGTCTCACTGAATGAagatagagaaagaaaaacaatgttTATATATCATGAAGCCAGATCATATAGTCCTGCATGAGTGAAACTAATGATTCgacaaatatttatatgatgaATATTCTAGAGTGGAATGTATGTGAATATACACATCATATACCTATTATATGGCAATTTCCCATTCGTGACCCTTGTGCCCAGGGAAGTAGTCATCAATTCAATTTTATGTGTAGGGCAGCTTCTCGGACTATGTGGTTTATCCTTTGTGACCATAGACATAGTATCAGTGTACTAGTAACATTTGCATTTCAGTGCAAGATGACAATGTTACTTTGGAGCTCATGAATGGGTCCAAAAACAAAGAATCACTCATTGGTGCTTACCATTACATTCATTCTAGAAAATGCCTGCATGATGGCCGATCCATTTTGATCAGCTGAATTTCGTACAAAAGGATGCTCAAGTAACATAACAGCTGATGGTCGCTCTGCAGGATTTCTTCGAAAGCAACAATGCAGAAAATCCTTCCCTTCCAGAGATAAGGCTTCTGGTATTGGCGGGCTTCTGTTCAATACCTTGAACATAGCTTGAGGCTGATTGATACAAAATGACAGTCAAAACATTAATATAAAACCCTTTGTATAAACGTTTATAcaaaaaattctcaattttgaAGAATCCAGTCTACAATAAATGAAAAGCAAAGTTTAAAAAGAGGCATGATCAAATAAAAGTTTGAACATGGGCTCACCCCTTCAAGCTCACTCCATGGAGGTTTACCATTAAACATCTCAATGATGGTACAACCCAGGCTCCATATGTCAACAGCCAGAGCAAGATTTGGGTTGGCATCTTTCTGCATAACGGCTTTTATGACCTGCAATAGAATAACAACAGTAAAGAAAAGGAATCAAAACACGAAAGGATAAAATATGTACAATTTACAGTAATGTGAATCACCTCAGGAGCCATCCAGTATGGACTGCCCTTCAAAGACAGCTCGTATGATAGTCCTGTAAGctggaa from the Theobroma cacao cultivar B97-61/B2 chromosome 8, Criollo_cocoa_genome_V2, whole genome shotgun sequence genome contains:
- the LOC18591268 gene encoding CST complex subunit CTC1 isoform X2, coding for MEDVKIITVSDLLRHGRSHTGSSSPSPPIISHRSPQPPPGPSTPNPNTNRNALTLLGDAAILVGTLTLPTLTLKCPQQNCLEFSDDSSAICCDIVGLDLRIIGKKIHVLTWNFIHSKHLTGGFLEIVKWEFPDWSHGLSQCSGLIIDSFPLGSGSSESKPRNSKSYQINGRLESVSPVFVVPCSFNESNSCNSMNLRGFLVRIMACECKLCESKESVGVLYQGPDCHSFTEPVVVYFCESAWCWHPAMTKLIGNVVTISGLKKKLIFMGKESDLMFVVAENSVLHLPRLLKKCVPFPRNVVKGNGECGSYTGIVNNVYMQGMVVELDKEVWLLLTDQLLKPPHGLRVGAVISVRNVHFVNPKFSWAKLLVLGACFRTSIKVESFSPLETGCLIVSQSESQLGKFIESLAFSTRLWVLLLVSCFQKKFSGILSGKKILGSKHKKGLAQMFASSHLPSSVFRARHGVLMEFNKHESCGCASEPYHGNLKLVVTISSFIHHCETLWIKTLSQLDIVHPRSCGGKSYPPSKRKTFQSEDLGIVLVGRLKVSPSSGRLQLVDTTGSIDAIIPDLPSNWNPDSIFEVIDYSLTVEGIPESDHLWLFSNESFSCRSIFQCFSSTRTRNLKMFVYFHLCNATSRNLPFYPSLDCQDEVNETGNGTFHLIHITHKFPLLQKFRGDSMITKRSSVFAEAIVLPWYLFLAGKDGTVLPNKVSRDCTGGNCLDHAPRKRHKTDCASSCVSPGFKDNFGIASSEKSTCSSRETCGDQSCPRMSFSHEIPCLATIQGVNNFIFTSSGFLYRTKANAKISVVCKESADKILLEFTSESDLKYQIGGFYLMKHHMEDPFCNIKKNDNFSGFKVLMSSGTYLRRVSFSAEVLTTDRSLHDPSLGDSSLCDDEVLPTDQLLKVASDSSVSDVHLHVSSSLIGLFEINTKELGKGLNVPGRGTNIEENSCLSSGIEAIMTASGLSSDPPGSNCLFPEGNLTSMRGDVIAFHSFDEGSTEFRSSCEDFHDLPHYMFYDGTNGCCIHVSMAHQTVRIFGSVGHHLFPTGFGPGINATFHRILEFRGQNTLMLTPVSVIVINSIRTINEAYRKKCFNLWSSSFMHKAPSTKLVASSGLISELIQCSSGNLNQFRCRVVAVHVLVLEKRKRKCNDLKSNMHSRPLSVDIPLACFVLDDGSSSCCCWANAERAATLLRLHELPPSAFEASGCIGKWVGMQNISRTSTMYRLERILEKHDRITVKNTRSICDSFDQDFSVSVSSGRVLTGSTEDLDFLISVIFNACINTFWTVVAGVMDSNAVSLLKEHLVEMEMPMPPMQNLWATEVCYVNQLAEARDMIQKLVKRKHRGKHRRYQPAGHDEKDSWQADWLDSK
- the LOC18591268 gene encoding CST complex subunit CTC1 isoform X1, coding for MEDVKIITVSDLLRHGRSHTGSSSPSPPIISHRSPQPPPGPSTPNPNTNRNALTLLGDAAILVGTLTLPTLTLKCPQQNCLEFSDDSSAICCDIVGLDLRIIGKKIHVLTWNFIHSKHLTGGFLEIVKWEFPDWSHGLSQCSGLIIDSFPLGSGSSESKPRNSKSYQINGRLESVSPVFVVPCSFNESNSCNSMNLRGFLVRIMACECKLCESKESVGVLYQGPDCHSFTEPVVVYFCESAWCWHPAMTKLIGNVVTISGLKKKLIFMGKESDLMFVVAENSVLHLPRLLKKCVPFPRNVVKGNGECGSYTGIVNNVYMQGMVVELDKEVWLLLTDQLLKPPHGLRVGAVISVRNVHFVNPKFSWAKLLVLGACFRTSIKVESFSPLETGCLIVSQSESQLGKFIESLAFSTRLWVLLLVSCFQKKFSGILSGKKILGSKHKKGLAQMFASSHLPSSVFRARHGVLMEFNKHESCGCASEPYHGNLKLVVTISSFIHHCETLWIKTLSQLDIVHPRSCGGKSYPPSKRKTFQSEDLGIVLVGRLKVSPSSGRLQLVDTTGSIDAIIPDLPSNWNPDSIFEVIDYSLTVEGIPESDHLWLFSNESFSCRSIFQCFSSTRTRNLKMFVYFHLCNATSRNLPFYPSLDCQDEVNETGNGTFHLIHITHKFPLLQKFRGDSMITKRSSVFAEAIVLPWYLFLAGKDGTVLPNKVSRDCTGGNCLDHAPRKRHKTDCASSCVSPGFKDNFGIASSEKSTCSSRETCGDQSCPRMSFSHEIPCLATIQGVNNFIFTSSGFLYRTKANAKISVVCKESADKILLEFTSESDLKYQLLQIGGFYLMKHHMEDPFCNIKKNDNFSGFKVLMSSGTYLRRVSFSAEVLTTDRSLHDPSLGDSSLCDDEVLPTDQLLKVASDSSVSDVHLHVSSSLIGLFEINTKELGKGLNVPGRGTNIEENSCLSSGIEAIMTASGLSSDPPGSNCLFPEGNLTSMRGDVIAFHSFDEGSTEFRSSCEDFHDLPHYMFYDGTNGCCIHVSMAHQTVRIFGSVGHHLFPTGFGPGINATFHRILEFRGQNTLMLTPVSVIVINSIRTINEAYRKKCFNLWSSSFMHKAPSTKLVASSGLISELIQCSSGNLNQFRCRVVAVHVLVLEKRKRKCNDLKSNMHSRPLSVDIPLACFVLDDGSSSCCCWANAERAATLLRLHELPPSAFEASGCIGKWVGMQNISRTSTMYRLERILEKHDRITVKNTRSICDSFDQDFSVSVSSGRVLTGSTEDLDFLISVIFNACINTFWTVVAGVMDSNAVSLLKEHLVEMEMPMPPMQNLWATEVCYVNQLAEARDMIQKLVKRKHRGKHRRYQPAGHDEKDSWQADWLDSK
- the LOC18591268 gene encoding CST complex subunit CTC1 isoform X5; its protein translation is MEDVKIITVSDLLRHGRSHTGSSSPSPPIISHRSPQPPPGPSTPNPNTNRNALTLLGDAAILVGTLTLPTLTLKCPQQNCLEFSDDSSAICCDIVGLDLRIIGKKIHVLTWNFIHSKHLTGGFLEIVKWEFPDWSHGLSQCSGLIIDSFPLGSGSSESKPRNSKSYQINGRLESVSPVFVVPCSFNESNSCNSMNLRGFLVRIMACECKLCESKESVGVLYQGPDCHSFTEPVVVYFCESAWCWHPAMTKLIGNVVTISGLKKKLIFMGKESDLMFVVAENSVLHLPRLLKKCVPFPRNVVKGNGECGSYTGIVNNVYMQGMVVELDKEVWLLLTDQLLKPPHGLRVGAVISVRNVHFVNPKFSWAKLLVLGACFRTSIKVESFSPLETGCLIVSQSESQLGKFIESLAFSTRLWVLLLVSCFQKKFSGILSGKKILGSKHKKGLAQMFASSHLPSSVFRARHGVLMEFNKHESCGCASEPYHGNLKLVVTISSFIHHCETLWIKTLSQLDIVHPRSCGGKSYPPSKRKTFQSEDLGIVLVGRLKVSPSSGRLQLVDTTGSIDAIIPDLPSNWNPDSIFEVIDYSLTVEGIPESDHLWLFSNESFSCRSIFQCFSSTRTRNLKMFVYFHLCNATSRNLPFYPSLDCQDEVNETGNGTFHLIHITHKFPLLQKFRGDSMITKRSSVFAEAIVLPWYLFLAGKDGTVLPNKVSRDCTGGNCLDHAPRKRHKTDCASSCVSPGFKDNFGIASSEKSTCSSRETCGDQSCPRMSFSHEIPCLATIQGVNNFIFTSSGFLYRTKANAKISVVCKESADKILLEFTSESDLKYQLLQIGGFYLMKHHMEDPFCNIKKNDNFSGFKVLMSSGTYLRRVSFSAEVLTTDRSLHDPSLGDSSLCDDEVLPTDQLLKVASDSSVSDVHLHVSSSLIGLFEINTKELGKGLNVPGRGTNIEENSCLSSGIEAIMTASGLSSDPPGSNCLFPEGNLTSMRGDVIAFHSFDEGSTEFRSSCEDFHDLPHYMFYDGTNGCCIHVSMAHQTVRIFGSVGHHLFPTGFGPGINATFHRILEFRGQNTLMLTPVSVIVINSIRTINEAYRKKCFNLWSSSFMHKAPSTKLVASSGLISELIQCSSGNLNQFRCRVVAVHVLVLEKRKRKCNDLKSNMHSRPLSVDIPLACFVLDDGSSSCCCWANAERAATLLRLHELPPSAFEASGCIGKWVGMQNISRTSTISGRVLTGSTEDLDFLISVIFNACINTFWTVVAGVMDSNAVSLLKEHLVEMEMPMPPMQNLWATEVCYVNQLAEARDMIQKLVKRKHRGKHRRYQPAGHDEKDSWQADWLDSK